One segment of Pelecanus crispus isolate bPelCri1 chromosome 2, bPelCri1.pri, whole genome shotgun sequence DNA contains the following:
- the LRRC3B gene encoding leucine-rich repeat-containing protein 3B, translated as MHLVDLWLTRSLSMCLLLQSFVLMILCFHSASMCPKGCLCSHSGGLNVSCSNANLKEIPRDLPPETVLLYLDSNQITSIPNEIFKDLHQLRVLNLSKNGIEFIDEHAFKGVAETLQTLDLSDNRIQSVHKNAFNNLKARARIANNPWHCDCTLQQVLRSMASNHETANNVICKTSVLDEHAGRPFLNAANDADLCNLPKKTTDYAMLVTMFGWFTMVISYVVYYVRQNQEDARRHLEYLKSLPSRQKKPDEADDISTVV; from the coding sequence ATGCATTTGGTAGACCTGTGGTTAACTCGTTCCCTCTCCATGTGTCTGCTCTTACAAAGTTTTGTCCTCATGATACTGTGCTTTCATTCTGCCAGTATGTGCCCAAAAGGCTGCCTCTGTTCTCACTCCGGAGGTCTGAACGTCAGCTGTAGCAATGCAAACCTCAAGGAAATACCCAGAGATCTTCCCCCAGAAACAGTCTTACTTTATTTGGACTCCAATCAGATAACATCTATCCCCAATGAAATTTTTAAGGACTTGCACCAACTGAGAGTCCTCAATTTATCAAAAAACGGAATTGAGTTTATAGATGAACATGCCTTTAAAGGGGTGGCAGAAACCTTGCAGACTCTGGATTTGTCCGACAACCGGATTCAAAGCGTGCACAAAAACGCTTTCAACAACTTAAAGGCCAGAGCCAGAATTGCAAACAATCCCTGGCACTGTGACTGCACGCTGCAGCAGGTGTTGAGGAGCATGGCCTCCAACCATGAGACAGCCAACAACGTCATCTGCAAGACTTCTGTGCTGGATGAACACGCGGGGAGACCATTCCTCAACGCTGCCAACGATGCTGACCTCTGCAACCTTCCTAAAAAGACTACCGATTATGCCATGCTGGTCACCATGTTTGGCTGGTTCACCATGGTGATCTCGTACGTGGTTTATTACGTCCGGCAAAATCAGGAGGATGCAAGGAGGCACCTTGAGTACTTGAAATCCCTGCCAAGCAGGCAAAAGAAACCAGACGAAGCCGAtgacattagcactgtggtaTAG